The sequence below is a genomic window from Vibrio spartinae.
GGACAAACGCGACAATATCAATGCACCATCAAGCGCATCACCTTTGGCATCGATGAGAACAGCCTGATTACGAGGTGATAGCCATGGCACAATCGGCTTAGCCAGCCCACCCATCAAAGTCGCTCCGTTCTCACCTTGATGTGTTAAATAGTCCAGCATTTGATCTATTTCACTTGCAGTCTTTCGCACAAGTTGTGTTGCAACCACATCGCCAAGTTCAGCGTAGTGAAAAATTGTAGGCGAAAACTGGCCCCAATCAGCTGGAGTCGCGTTGGTTGACCAAGTAAGCATCTGTTCTGGCGAGTTGTCAAATTGACTCATTATTTTTCGAGTTAGGGCTGTCGGTTCAATTAAATTCTCATGAGCTTGTAGTGCGCACCGAACCGCTCGGCGTCCTAAAATCGCACCGGATCCTTGATCGGCAAGACTAAACCCCCAGCCTCCGATTCGACTAAATTGCGTACCATCCCATCTCACACCTTGACTGCCTGTACCTGTGATTAGCACGGCACCGCTCTCACCTAAGTGACCGCCAACACAAGCAATTTCAGCATCAGATACGACTTTCATATGAGCAAAACCTTTAAGCGCTTTTTGAACACACTGACGATAGGACTCAACGTTGGCTCCCGCTAAGCCAAGTACCACACTAGTACAAGCCGAGGATTCAAAAGGCAAATTGGCCTGTAAGTAAACATCAGCGATTAGACGACTTACGGTTTCGAATGCTTTATCAAACGCAGAATAGATATTAGCTGAACCCGCTGCACATTCAGCGAGAATCTCACCATCAACATTCATTAAACGAGCTCGACATTTAGTGCCGCCACCATCCACACCGATAAAATATTGACAATCCAAATTGTGTTTCCCCTTGATACATGGTTGAAATGGGTCAATTTGTAACCTTTAGCCAAAATAGATAAAAACAACACCAATATCAACAAAAAAGATTTCATATAAAAAAACTAAATAAAATAAAATAACTCTAATTTATTGATTTATATTTATATATTTAAATTAACACCTAAAATAACTTATTAAAAATCTTTATTTACTTTTTTTTGTGAAGTAAATGAGATAGATTAAATAACATTCATCTATTGATACTATTTGTCTTACCAGAACCGAGCTCGGCTCATAACATAACTGGTCAGGGAGGAAAAATGAAAGTAGGGATAATTGGATTAGGGCATCGCCTTTCTCACGTCCTTAGAGACATGAACAAAGCGGACCCAGATTTTTCAATCACAGGTTATGTCGACCCGGCGCCAGCCGGACTACCAAATTTACACCAATTTGGCATAGAGCCCGGCCAGTCTTATGAAAACCTTGACGCAATGCTAAGTGCCGGAGGCTTTGATTTGCTGATGGTGGGCACCCCCAACTTTATGCATCTTGAGCATATCCGTGCTGGTCTACAAGCAGGTTATACCGTGTTTACGGAAAAGCCGGTGGTCATCAATCAGGAACAAAGCCTTCAGCTAGCCAAACTGGTGAAGGAATACGGTGAAAATAAAATTATTGTGGGGCTGGTACTACGCTATTCTCCGTTATATCAGGATTTAATCATCGCGAAGGAGCAAGGTACACTCGGCGAAATCACCTCGATTGAAGCGACCGAACATATTCCTCCCCACCATGGTGCCTTTTTCATGCGAGACTGGCGCAGAATGGAGAAATACGCCGGACCTTATATTTTAGAAAAATGCTGTCATGACATCGACCTTTACCAAGGGCTCGTTGGTGAGCGTCCGGTGCGTGTTGCCAGCTTCGGCGGTAGAAAATCATTTACGCCCGAACATGCGCCGACAGGAGCCGTTACCGTCGATTCTGAGATGTACCACACTAAGCCCAGCGGCTGGAATAGCACTGACGCCGTGTTTGATAGCGATGCTGATATCATTGACTACCAAAATGCCATTATTGAATACCAAGGCGGTGCCACACTATCGTTTCATGCCAACTTAAATGTCCCTGATGAGTTCCGTCGTTTTTGCGTGATCGGTACCGACGGAATGGCAGAAGGTGATTTTGTCCGTAACTTTTTTAAAGTCCACGATGCTCGAACCACAAACTGCTTAACCGACAAACAGTACGAAGGCACCGCTTATGATGGTCACTACGGCTCAGATGAATTGATGGCACAAGAAGTCGTCAATCACATGCTGCATGGTACACCTCTTAAAGTTTCTGTTGTGGATGCTCTGGAAGCGGGCTTAACGGCTATCATGATCGACCAAGCAAGAAAAAACAAAACCGTAATCGATATGACAGAATGTTGGGCTGAATTCGATAAAGCACTTGGGCGCTAACGACTGATAGTCAGCAGGCCTCCAGTTAGCTGGAATCATGTTCAAAATTAAGCCGCAGCACTAAGCTGCGGCTTTTGTTTTATATACACAAACCTTACATTTGGGCGACACCCCAAAAAATAGACATCCCCCGCAACACCAAAGTGATCAAAGGCGATAAAAAGCGTGAGCAAATATGGCCTATCTATATCAACAAGCATGTCTATATCAACAAGCATGACGAATAAAGTTAGGAATTCGTTAATGGGGATAAGTCACAGAAGGGCTCACGACTCTTGGTAACTAACTGAACACCAGATGCTCATATTAAGTCGTGTCTCCATCGTGAACAAAGACGACTTTTTCCGGATTCCAATTTGAGCCTTCTTGCTGAGTAAAATAGCAAGACTCTAACCTGATCTCCGTCTTACAGATGTTATGAGCAAACACGGCTGGTAATCCATTTGGGTAGAGCCAAACTCCCCAAGGACGAGTCTGTCCTTCTAATATGGTATAGGCATTGTCCATCCCTGAATTATCACTTTGATGTGGGTTACATGGCGGACGAACGTCATAAGTGCCACGATCAGGGTGATGGTGCCCAAGCTGAGCTTGACTGACATTAAACAAACGAATGTCTTTAATCAGCCCTGCCTGCTCGGCATGGAGGTTAATCGCGCCCTCTGAACGAATCGTAATATTAGACATAGTAATATGTTTAATAACGCCACAAGGGCGAGCGGCTTGACGTCTTTTTGCAGTGATATAAATAGAGTCAGCTTTCCCCCAATGACATGGCGCTGTAAACTTGGTTTCGATTGAAATATTGTCAAAGCTAACATTTCGAATATCCCCACCATCACGAGAAACCAACGCTAAGCCTCGATTTGAGTCACTGATAATGCAGTTGCTAAATTTGATATTTTTGAAATCATTGAAACTTTCAGTGCCTATTTTCAACGCAGAGCTATGCGAGTGAATCAAGCAATTTTCGACTAAAATATCTTCGCATGCCTGATCCATTCGAGCAGCCTTACGACTGGTTTTAAGGCACACGCCATCATCGGCAGTGCGCAACTGACAGCCACTCACGATAAAATGGCGGCAACCATCTAAGTCAATCGCATCGGTATTCGTGTATTTAAAGCTATTTTTCACCTTCACATTACTAATCCGTCCGTACTCACATGAGACCATATGCAATGTCCACATTGGCGAATCAATAATGCTGATGTCCTCGATCACCACATCGCGACACTCTTCAAAAATAACAGTACGAGGCCTTTCAGCATCTGGCTTACGGTAGCCAAGTTCATCTGCTATTTCAGCGTTATAAGCCGGTGCGTTACCATTGATCTTACCTTGCCCTAAAAGCCCAACATTTTGTTTGCCTTTGGCAAAGATAAAACCGTAGTAACTTCCTTCAGCGGCGACTTCACTTACCCCCGCAGAAAAGTCGTTATAATTGGGAGAAGCAATTAACTCCGCCCCAACACTCAAATACAGTAACACATTGTTTTCTAGGCAAATACTTCCACTTAAATAGCGGCCTGGTGGTACATACAAGATACCGCCACCTTGTGCGCTCACCGTTGCAATAGCCCGTCGAAATACGTCAGTATTTAGGTTATGTCCATCGGCAATGGGGTGAAAATCATTAAGATTGGTATACATGATAATTCTCTTTGCTTCCTAGATTATTTCACCGCACCCTCAGTGACACCACTGATAAATTTTCGCTGGAATATCAAAAAGATAATAATAAGCGGAAGAATAACAATCATTGCACCAGCCATCAGAACAGGGATGTTTATCGTATTCCTGTTCTGGAAAAACATCATACCAATAGGTAGTGTTCGCAATTCTTCCTTATTCACTAATACCAACGGGATGAGGAACTCATTCCAAGTCCAGATGAATAGCAACAGCCCCAACGTTAATAAGGTCGGACGAATAGCCGGCAACAAAATTTTCCATAAAATCGTAAATCGTGGCGTGTTATCCATAACTGAAGCTTCAATGAGCTCTTTCGGTACTTGATTAAACGCAGTCGCTATCATCAAAGTACTAAACGGAATCGAAAGTGCTACCTGAGGCAAAATAAGTGCTAAACGGGTATTTATTAGTCCGAGCCAGTGCATTTCATGATACAGCGGAATCATAAATGCCTCAGAAGGCAAGACCATGCCAAGTGCAAGCAATAAAGCAAGAAAAGGCTTCCCGGGCAACTTCAAAAACGCGAATGCAAACCCCGACAAAGTACCAAGCGCCATACTTGCAATCACAACCGGGAATACGATCAAAAGCGAGTTCACAAAATATGTTTTAAAGTGTCCTTCTTGCCATGCAGACACATAGTTCTGAAAGCTAAAATGCTCTGGAAGAGAGAAAAAACCTTGCAACATTTCCGATTGAGACTTAAACGATGCCGATAACACCAATAAAAACGGTGCGATGGTCAAAATGGCAAAAAACCACAGTAACATGCGAGATAGCATGGGGTTATTCGAGGTCATTAATGTCGCTCCCTAAGCACAAAATGCAGAAATCCATTTACCGCAAATACAATCGCCATACTGACTAAAGCAACAGCAGAAGCATAACCAAAATGGTGTAAATCAAAACCCTGCTGGTACATATACATATTCGTAATTAAAGTTGATGTTCCCGGACC
It includes:
- a CDS encoding BadF/BadG/BcrA/BcrD ATPase family protein gives rise to the protein MDCQYFIGVDGGGTKCRARLMNVDGEILAECAAGSANIYSAFDKAFETVSRLIADVYLQANLPFESSACTSVVLGLAGANVESYRQCVQKALKGFAHMKVVSDAEIACVGGHLGESGAVLITGTGSQGVRWDGTQFSRIGGWGFSLADQGSGAILGRRAVRCALQAHENLIEPTALTRKIMSQFDNSPEQMLTWSTNATPADWGQFSPTIFHYAELGDVVATQLVRKTASEIDQMLDYLTHQGENGATLMGGLAKPIVPWLSPRNQAVLIDAKGDALDGALILSRLSCEYI
- a CDS encoding Gfo/Idh/MocA family protein, whose translation is MKVGIIGLGHRLSHVLRDMNKADPDFSITGYVDPAPAGLPNLHQFGIEPGQSYENLDAMLSAGGFDLLMVGTPNFMHLEHIRAGLQAGYTVFTEKPVVINQEQSLQLAKLVKEYGENKIIVGLVLRYSPLYQDLIIAKEQGTLGEITSIEATEHIPPHHGAFFMRDWRRMEKYAGPYILEKCCHDIDLYQGLVGERPVRVASFGGRKSFTPEHAPTGAVTVDSEMYHTKPSGWNSTDAVFDSDADIIDYQNAIIEYQGGATLSFHANLNVPDEFRRFCVIGTDGMAEGDFVRNFFKVHDARTTNCLTDKQYEGTAYDGHYGSDELMAQEVVNHMLHGTPLKVSVVDALEAGLTAIMIDQARKNKTVIDMTECWAEFDKALGR
- a CDS encoding glycoside hydrolase family 28 protein, which gives rise to MYTNLNDFHPIADGHNLNTDVFRRAIATVSAQGGGILYVPPGRYLSGSICLENNVLLYLSVGAELIASPNYNDFSAGVSEVAAEGSYYGFIFAKGKQNVGLLGQGKINGNAPAYNAEIADELGYRKPDAERPRTVIFEECRDVVIEDISIIDSPMWTLHMVSCEYGRISNVKVKNSFKYTNTDAIDLDGCRHFIVSGCQLRTADDGVCLKTSRKAARMDQACEDILVENCLIHSHSSALKIGTESFNDFKNIKFSNCIISDSNRGLALVSRDGGDIRNVSFDNISIETKFTAPCHWGKADSIYITAKRRQAARPCGVIKHITMSNITIRSEGAINLHAEQAGLIKDIRLFNVSQAQLGHHHPDRGTYDVRPPCNPHQSDNSGMDNAYTILEGQTRPWGVWLYPNGLPAVFAHNICKTEIRLESCYFTQQEGSNWNPEKVVFVHDGDTT
- a CDS encoding carbohydrate ABC transporter permease; amino-acid sequence: MTSNNPMLSRMLLWFFAILTIAPFLLVLSASFKSQSEMLQGFFSLPEHFSFQNYVSAWQEGHFKTYFVNSLLIVFPVVIASMALGTLSGFAFAFLKLPGKPFLALLLALGMVLPSEAFMIPLYHEMHWLGLINTRLALILPQVALSIPFSTLMIATAFNQVPKELIEASVMDNTPRFTILWKILLPAIRPTLLTLGLLLFIWTWNEFLIPLVLVNKEELRTLPIGMMFFQNRNTINIPVLMAGAMIVILPLIIIFLIFQRKFISGVTEGAVK